In Temnothorax longispinosus isolate EJ_2023e chromosome 2, Tlon_JGU_v1, whole genome shotgun sequence, one DNA window encodes the following:
- the Rab3-gef gene encoding MAP kinase-activating death domain protein isoform X2: MDIQKKFLCPRLVDYLAIVGARMPAASRQPVQVPELLRRYPVEDHKDFPLPLDMVYFCQPEGCSSVGPKRTALREATSFTFTLTDKDSGKTRYGICVNFYRPMEKAGVVAAGGISLKREKYNTTFRRESWRKSMERSTDSAFSSDYRSSAVGPSDSEKDCSSSRRDSDTPQVPHAPRLEFIAPSGDSESGGSHSPSPRASRRRQRVRNHSLTSLCIISHHPFFTMFRECLFVLKKIIDACNESFSPQKVGASRQTNRDTVWSVLTGQALGDTPSIVLHDVREIETWILRLLSSPVPVPAKTRVEVEIISSSMQPPLCFALPDHTRFSLVDFPLHLPLELLGVDICLKVLTLILLENKIVLQSRDYNALSMSVMAFVTMIYPLEYMFPAIPLLPTCMSCAEQLLLAPTPFVIGIPASFLLYKKNFKMPDDIWLVDLDSNKITAPSSLCEEGLPPLPEPEGTILKNHLKQAMQLMDQVGSSAMASMTGPPLAPQDISLHLARLSFQVPSRRESTASHHSSLSVASTKHRPSIDQCAHAQHAPLNSPGMSSSSSPPRRPSMSPTISGPGPAGPYPPKVAGQGQGGPAPFNPFIYGNDVDSVDIATRVAMVRFFNSQNLLANFTEHTRTLRLYPRPVVAFQINSFLRSRPRKSSFLNRFARTQAVEFLAEWSLTPSNVAFLRVQTGVFDPAQIGDKPRWYATNLEPIYFPVWDSGSSLANALKAMREHETQPTDESGSDSEGAESTSSSYSSLSDFVSEMASSDLSPGYNCPQATQPQPMSLSVDPKNVYNPPSSLQYPGVEEGSPVRPESPPSTSSSHSDLSSPSFNRDSELELNPKIHEGSQSTNDKEEGGSFESDSASTITPRTILSAQSSVGQFTGISMGSLGTQSSLNDTERPTTPHRTSRISRYVTPVPPTGPGLQRQPSVGNVLARASSFSTVGGPLLPRQISAVTTADHHHHEVPTQLQRQSSAGPTIIPKQSNDSPMQRQNSGGSTTTTGNGVLRQGSQGSLFEQIASQAKDLMRETTRQSSQDGLLAHMDKLKHQAKEKITEAGEDSLFAPLEQLTQQTRKAMGEATKSVQEVSKTALEASKTAAGVSKNTLDDLTYVGKSTLGDLTKSAKEAAAKKGLLKSLGESQSPVHSPQSPNMTQQRKDSMSNQLVASDTRGGVGRDFFSNISSDLNGFAAQTSSMFSDLFGSKNNSNRGSSFFPQNQKSKEKTNPILGPFPKVAGKTGLVERSSLIKHSTHKVNQEDAQRMQNAERSSTNSDNQAFLNDVVTQVLAGEGVGWLKLNRLKKLMEDENYRDLVVTKLNKGLNRKISPNDHIDDVAISKPVYKGMLKCLQAVTHGLAHTYNNFGLGGMASVFQLMEIAHTHYWSKDLSEGSGFDSSLMSQASSPFGSRENLRSPQSPNQPDFMDVTQKSELPQVHLDVPQAPPAGDTGQSTTDMFLDMFTKKGKFLSKLTSFDSESGRGGGTGSSEALSTDGGSIITNPAFRQAHQASFRSTVSDSEVEQGNFPRQGKQRSGSVWSSKSSLSTGFRYHGGSLIPTTTLPSPEAARTYLFEGLLGKERSSLWDEMQFWEDAFLDAVSQERDMMGMDQGPGEMVERYKSLSDSERRRLEHEEDRLLCTLLHNLTAILVMLNVEKNELKRKVRRLLGKSHIGLIYSQELNLLLDQINNLHGNDIDLKPLTSRQMHRQSFTVHSGVDAEGDLRFLEVRHDGLVLRSVNGVIVERWWYERVVNMTYSPKNKVLCLWRRSGGDTELHKYYTKKCKDVYYCIKDAMEKAAARGRGGNMGYELGGEFPVQDMRTGEGGLLQVCMEGVGLLFANSKFFVRLDHIRKCFTQKDGIFVLEEFNPKTRQVIQRKYKSQMASDICYAVLCVFSYVAAGTEQRKQGQQQPQPQSQSQPQQQQQQQLQHTLQPHQQRQHQQQQQQQQLQLQQQQQQQQQQQQQQQQTRHPYQQHKQEQSQPSNVTPQMHKNTQLDPYRQR; this comes from the exons ATGGATATACAGAAGAAATTCCTGTGCCCCCGACTGGTGGATTATCTCGCCATCGTGGGGGCCAGGATGCCCGCTGCCTCTCGTCAGCCCGTCCAG gTCCCGGAGTTGCTACGCAGATATCCGGTGGAGGATCACAAAGATTTTCCTCTGCCTCTGGATATGGTGTATTTCTGCCAACCGGAAGGTTGCAGTAGCGTGGGACCGAAGCGCACGGCCTTACGAGAGGCGACGTCCTTCACCTTCACCCTCACCGACAAGGATTCAG GAAAAACGCGTTATGGGATCTGCGTGAACTTTTACCGACCTATGGAGAAAGCGGGGGTCGTGGCTGCCGGTGGGATTTCGCTCAAGAGGGAAAAGTACAACACCACGTTTCGCAGGGAAAGCTGGAGGAAGAGCATGGAGAGAAGCACGGATTCCGCTTTTTCTAG CGACTATAGGAGCAGTGCGGTGGGTCCTAGTGACTCTGAGAAAGATTGCTCGAGTAGCAGGAGGGACTCGGACACCCCGCAGGTACCCCACGCCCCGAGATTGGAATTCATCGCGCCGAGCGGAGACAGCGAGAGCGGCGGCAGTCATTCCCCTTCGCCACGAGCGTCTCGAAGACGTCAG AGGGTTCGCAATCACTCCTTGACCTCGCTATGCATCATTTCGCACCATCCGTTCTTCACGATGTTTCGGGAGTGTCTCTTCGTCCTGAAGAAGATCATCGACGCGTGCAACGAGAGCTTCTCGCCGCAGAAGGTGGGGGCTTCTCGGCAGACCAACAG AGATACGGTATGGAGCGTTCTGACGGGCCAGGCTCTGGGCGACACGCCGTCCATCGTGCTTCACGATGTTCGTGAGATCGAGACGTGGATACTGCGTTTGCTCAGTAGTCCCGTGCCCGTCCCGGCGAAGACGCGTGTCGAGGTTGAGATAATATCATCGAGCATGCAACCCCCACTGTGCTTTGCCCTGCCGGACCACACCAGGTTTTCCTTGGTTGATTTTCCTCTCCACCTGCCGTTGGAGCTCCTAGGCGTTGACATATGTCTGAAGGTCCTCACGCTGATCCTTTTGGAGAACAAG ATCGTACTTCAGTCCCGGGATTACAACGCTCTGTCCATGTCGGTCATGGCGTTCGTCACGATGATCTACCCGCTGGAGTACATGTTTCCCGCGATACCCTTGCTCCCTACGTGCATGAGCTGCGCGGAACAGCTGCTGCTCGCCCCGACGCCCTTCGTGATCGGAATACCCGCGTCGTTCCTACTGTACAAGAAGAACTTCAAGATGCCCGACGATATCTGGTTGGTGGACCTGGATAGCAATAAGATAACGGCGCCGAGCTCTTTGTGCGAGGAGGGTTTGCCGCCGTTGCCGGAACCGGAGGGTACCATCCTGAAGAATCATCTGAAGCAG GCAATGCAACTGATGGATCAAGTTGGCTCTAGT GCGATGGCCAGTATGACGGGTCCTCCATTAGCCCCGCAGGACATATCGCTGCATCTCGCTCGTCTGTCCTTTCAGGTGCCGAGTAGAAGAGAAAGCACGGCCTCCCATCATTCCAGTTTAAG TGTTGCTTCGACGAAGCACAGGCCGAGCATCGATCAGTGCGCGCACGCTCAGCACGCCCCATTGAATTCGCCTGGCATGAGCTCGTCGTCGAGTCCGCCTCGTCGGCCGTCGATGTCGCCGACGATCAGTGGACCCGGACCGGCTGGGCCATATCCGCCGAAGGTGGCCGGGCAGGGGCAGGGTGGCCCGGCGCCCTTCAATCCTTTCATCTATGGAAACGACGTGGATTCGGTGGACATCGCCACGCGAGTCGCCATGGTGCGGTTCTTCAACTCGCAGAACCTACTGGCCAACTTCACCGAGCACACGCGCACCCTACGGCTGTACCCTCGGCCGGTAGTGGCCTTCCAGATCAACTCGTTCCTCCGGTCCCGACCCAGGAAGAGCAGCTTCCTCAATAGATTCGCGCGCACGCAGGCGGTAGAGTTCCTGGCCGAGTGGTCCCTCACACCGAGCAACGTAGCCTTCCTCCGGGTGCAGACCGGAGTGTTCGACCCCGCGCAGATTGGCGACAAGCCGCGCTGGTACGCGACCAACCTCGAGCCGATCTACTTTCCCGTCTGGGACTCCGGTAGCTCGCTGGCGAACGCCCTGAAGGCGATGAGGGAGCACGAGACTCAGCCGACGGACGAGAGCGGTTCCGACTCCGAGGGCGCCGAGAGCACCAGCTCCTCCTACTCCTCCCTCAGCGATTTTGTCTCCGAGATGGCATCGTCCGATCTGTCGCCAG GTTACAATTGCCCGCAAGCGACCCAGCCTCAACCAATGTCGCTCTCGGTGGATCCGAAGAACGTCTACAATCCACCGAGTTCCCTGCAATATCCGGGAGTGGAGGAGGGCTCACCGGTACGACCCGAGAGCCCGCCGAGCACGTCTTCTAGTCACAGTGACCTCAGTAGCCCGAGCTTTAACAGGGACTCCGAGCTAGAGTTAAATCCGAAAATTCATGAGGGTTCGCAGTCAACTAAC GATAAAGAGGAGGGTGGTAGCTTTGAGTCAGACTCCGCGTCGACAATAACACCGCGCACTATCCTGAGCGCACAAAGTTCGGTAGGACAGTTCACAGGGATAAGCATGGGATCTTTAGGCACTCAATCTTCGCTCAACGACACTGAACGTCCTACCACACCTCACAGGACCTCGCGTATCAGTAGATATGTCACTCCT GTACCACCCACGGGGCCGGGTCTACAACGCCAGCCGAGCGTCGGCAATGTCCTGGCGAGGGCCTCCAGCTTCAGCACCGTCGGCGGGCCCCTCCTGCCGCGGCAAATAAGCGCGGTTACCACCGCCGATCATCATCATCACGAGGTGCCGACGCAGCTTCAACGTCAATCATCGGCGGGGCCGACGATCATTCCGAAACAGAGCAACGACAGCCCGATGCAACGGCAGAACAGCGGTGGCAGTACCACTACTACCGGAAATGGTGTTCTTCGGCAGGGCTCGCAGGGCTCTTTATTCGAGCAGATCGCCAGTCAGGCGAAGGACCTGATGCGCGAGACTACCAGACAGAGCAGCCAAGACGGGCTACTCGCACACATGGACAAG CTGAAGCATCAggcgaaagaaaaaattacagaagCAGGTGAAGACAGTCTATTTGCACCACTGGAGCAA TTGACGCAACAGACGAGGAAAGCGATGGGCGAGGCTACCAAGTCAGTGCAAGAGGTGTCGAAAACCGCGCTGGAGGCGAGTAAAACCGCGGCGGGTGTCAGCAAAAACACATTAGACGATCTGACGTACGTCGGCAAGAGCACGTTGGGAGACTTGACGAAAAGTGCCAAAGAAGCCGCCGCGAAGAAGGGATTGCTCAAG AGCCTCGGAGAGTCGCAGTCACCAGTACATAGTCCGCAATCTCCCAATATGACGCAACAGCGGAAGGATTCGATGAGCAATCAGCTGGTCGCGTCTGACACGCGGGGTGGCGTCGGACGGGACTTTTTCAGCAATATTAGCAGCGATCTGAACGGCTTCGCCGCGCAGACCAGCAGCATGTTTAGCGATTTATTCG gtagtaaaaataattccaatcGAGGCAGTAGCTTCTTCCCGCAGAATCAGAAATCGAAAGAGAAGACAAATCCGATTCTTGGACCATTTCCAAAAG TTGCAGGAAAAACCGGATTGGTGGAACGTTCctcattaataaaacattctaCACACAAAGTTAATCAAGAAGACGCGCAGAGGATGCAAAATGCGGAACGTTCCAGCACAAATAGCGACAATCAAGCCTTTTTAAATGAC GTGGTGACGCAAGTGTTGGCTGGCGAAGGCGTTGGTTGGCTCAAATTGAACAGACTGAAGAAGTTGATGGAAGACGAAAATTATCGGGATTTGGTCGTGACGAAGCTGAATAAGGGTCTTAATAGGAAGATTAGTCCAAACGATCACATTGACGATGtg GCCATATCAAAGCCCGTGTATAAGGGAATGTTAAAGTGCCTTCAAGCAGTAACGCACGGTCTCGCACatacgtataataattttggaCTAGGCGGGATGGCTTCTGTCTTCCAATTGATGGAAATCGCTCACACGCATTACTGGAGCAAGGATCTATCCGAAGGTAGCGGCTTCGACAGCTCCTTGATGTCACAG GCGTCTAGCCCATTCGGTAGCAGAGAAAACCTGAGATCTCCGCAATCCCCTAATCAGCCCGACTTTATGGATGTCACGCAAAAATCGG AATTGCCGCAAGTGCATTTGGATGTGCCGCAGGCACCGCCGGCAGGAGATACGGGCCAATCGACAACGGACATGTTTCTGGATATGTTTACGAAGAAAGGGAAATTTTTAAGCAAGCTCACCTCGTTCGATTCGGAG AGTGGGCGGGGTGGTGGAACGGGGAGCAGCGAAGCTTTGTCCACTGACGGAGGTAGCATTATCACTAATCCTGCTTTTCGGCAAGCGCACCAAGCTTCCTTCCGAAGCACCGTGTCTGATAGCGAGGTCGAGCAAGGCAAT TTTCCTCGGCAGGGCAAGCAGCGTTCCGGCAGCGTCTGGTCCAGCAAGTCGTCCCTGAGCACCGGATTCCGGTATCACGGCGGAAGTTTAATACCTACCACGACGTTACCGAGCCCGGAAGCTGCGAGAACATATCTCTTCGAGG GTTTACTGGGGAAGGAGAGATCGTCCTTGTGGGACGAAATGCAGTTCTGGGAGGACGCTTTCTTGGACGCCGTCTCGCAGGAACGCGACATGATGGGTATGGATCAAGGGCCCGGAGAGATGGTGGAGAG ATACAAGAGCTTAAGCGACAGCGAGAGACGACGGTTGGAGCACGAGGAGGACAGATTGTTGTGCACTTTGCTGCACAATCTCACCGCTATCCTAGTGATGCTGAACGTCGAGAAGAACGAACTGAAGCGGAAGGTACGCAGACTCCTGGGCAAGAGTCACATCGGCCTCATCTACAGCCAGGAACTGAATCTACTCCTCGACCAAATAAACAATCTC CACGGAAACGACATCGACCTGAAGCCCCTGACGTCCCGACAAATGCACCGGCAGTCGTTCACCGTGCACTCGGGGGTCGACGCCGAGGGTGACCTGCGGTTTCTCGAAGTCCGGCATGACGGCCTCGTGCTGAGATCAGTGAACGGCGTGATAGTCGAGCGCTGGTGGTACGAGCGCGTGGTCAACATGACCTACAGTCCGAAGAACAAGGTTCTGTGCTTGTGGAGGAGGAGCGGCGGCGATACCGAGTTACACAAGTATTACACTAAGAAG TGTAAGGACGTGTACTACTGCATTAAGGACGCGATGGAGAAGGCGGCAGCTCGCGGGCGAGGCGGGAACATGGGCTACGAGCTCGGTGGCGAGTTCCCGGTGCAGGATATGCGAACGGGCGAGGGCGGGCTTCTGCAGGTCTGCATGGAGGGCGTCGGTCTCCTCTTCGCGAACAGCAAG TTTTTTGTAAGACTCGATCATATCCGCAAGTGCTTTACTCAAAAGGATGGAATCTTTGTTTTGGAAGAATTCA ATCCTAAAACTAGACAAGTAATTCAACGTAAATATAAGTCGCAAATG GCATCTGATATCTGTTACGCTGTCCTCTGCGTATTTTCTTACGTGGCGGCTGGCACCGAGCAACGAAAACAGGGCCAGCAGCAGCCGCAGCCGCAATCGCAATCGCAAccgcaacagcaacagcaacagcaattGCAACATACCCTGCAACCGCATCAACAACGCCAGCaccaacagcagcagcagcagcaacagctgCAATtgcaacaacaacagcagcaacagcaacagcaacagcaacagcagcagcaaacCCGACATCCCTATCAACAACACAAACAAGAGCAATCACAACCGAGTAATGTAACACCGCAGATGCACAAAAACACGCAATTGGACCCCTATCGTCAACGCTGA